TGATCATTCAAGAAAAACAACCTCAACAACCTGTGGAAGTGACAACTGAAGAGATAAATCAAAGGTTGCAAAGCTTAGAACACCAGCAATCTCTTTTGGAAGTCCGTGATTTGAAGGTTGGTTTCCCAATACGGGGGGCGTTTGGTGGCACAAAACGCTATTTTATGGCAGTCAATAGCGTTTCCTTTGATGTGAAAAAGGGAGAAACGCTGGGATTGGTGGGAGAATCTGGTTGCGGTAAAACCACTCTTGGCAGAACCTTGCTGCGATTAATTGAACCAATGAGTGGTCAAATTATTTTTGAAGGGCAAGATATCACAAAACTCAAAGGCAAAGCATTACAGAAGTTGCGGCGAGAAATGCAGATTGTCTTCCAAAACCCCTTTAGCTCGCTTGATCCACGCTTCAAGGTTGGGGAAGCAATTATGGAACCTTTGGTGATTCACTCGATTGGTAACACAAAGCAACAAAGGCGAGAACGTGTCGCTTACCTCTTAGAACGCGTGGGTTTGAGTGCAGACGCGATCAACCGCTATCCGCATCAGTTTTCTGGTGGTCAACGTCAGCGGGTTTGTATTGCCCGTTCTTTGGCATTAAATCCTAAGTTTATCATCTGTGATGAATCGGTTTCAGCGCTGGATGTATCTGTGCAAGCACAAGTGCTAAATCTGCTCAAAGAATTGCAAGCTGAGTTTGGGTTGACTTATATCTTCATTTCTCACGACTTGAGTGTGGTGAAATTTATGAGCGATCGCATCTTGGTAATGAATCGCGGTGAAATCGTCGAACAAGGGACAGCAGAGAGTATTTACCGCGAACCCAAAGAGGAATACACCCAAAAACTCATCGCCTCAATTCCTACTGGAAGTGCTGAACGGGTGCGACAACGGCAAACTAGGGCGTTGTAAGAGGCGCGTTGATAACATACCTTATGATCCCAGAGGGTTTTGTCTGCCGCACTCAACTGACAAATCCCTCTCAAGTCAGAGGTAGATTCTATGTTGTGGCAGATGATTTTTTGCCTGTGTTTAAGTATGTTAATTAAAGTGAATAATAAAGCCATTTTTGCATAGCCCACAAGTACTCCAAATTGTGGATAATAACTCTTGGGATTATGCTATTTGAGCGCAAACAACCATAATAAGGAAGAACAAGCCGAAGTATGGATAATATAGACAAAGCTGATAGTACTCCAGGTGCTAAGCCATCATCTAACGAACCCAAACAAATTTCTAAAACACTTGATGTAGATGGTCACCGTCCGATTGACCCAGCTGATATTGAAGTTCAAGAAACTGTTAACATAGATGGTGAGCGTCCAATCGCCAAAAGTGAATTTGACCGTTCTAAAACCATAGATGTAGATGGTCACCGTCCGATTGGCAAGAGTGCTTTTAAGAATCATGACATGCTTGCTGTAGATGGCAACCGTCCAATTGACCCAAGTAGTTTTAAAGTTAGGGAGACTGTCAACATAGATGGTGAACGTCCCGTTGCTAAGAGTGATTTTCGCATAATAGACACCCAAAACATTGATGGTGAGCGTCCAATCACTTCAAATAACACTGACGAAATCGATACCACTGCCAAAAATTCCGCTCAAAATACAACAGGTAGTAGGCCATCATCTAACGAACCCAAACAAGTTTCTAAAACACTTGATGTAGATGGTCACCGTCCAATCGACCCAAATAACATGCAAGTTCAGGGTACTCTCAACATAGATGGTGAACGTCCTCTCGCCAAGGGTAATTTTGAGATTTCTAGAACCTTAAATGTAGATGGTAACCGTCCAATTGGCAAGAGTGCTTTTAAGAATCATGACATGCTTGCTGTAGATGGCAAGCGTCCAATTGATCCAGGTGATATGAACGTTGGGCATACCGTCAACATAGACGGCGAACGTCCCGTTGCTAAAAGTGATTTTGACATAATAGACACCCAGGACATTGATGGTGAGCGTCCAATTACTTCAAAGTAAGAGTCAAGAACCTTGAATAATAAGCGCTCGATCTAGACTCACATTTTCATCCAAATGAAATCCAATTTTGCTGAAGCGCGGTTTTCAAGTAAATAAACCAGGGGGTAGAGGCTGATCTTGCCGTTCCCCTACGAAAATCTGTGGTTCAATGTACTGAAAATAGCTGTCAGATTTCGATTTCTTTATAAATTCTCACGCTGACAGTTTTTTTATATCTATTTTCAAAAATATCTGTACTTCAGTTCAAAATCTTTAATATTTTTGCCATTAATATGTCAAATTTGATAGGTTTACGCATAAAGTCATTTGCCCCTATTTTTAATCCTTCTGCTCCATCAGTGTCATTACCAGCTGTTATTAGTAAAATCGGAAGGAAGCGGAGTTGATCATTTTGACGGATACTTTTGGTTACTTCAAAACCATTCATTCCTGGCATCATCAAATCTAACAGGACTAAATCAGGTGGTGATGCTTGAATCTTAGTTAAGGCTAAAAGACCATTCAAAGCAGTATCAACATTAAATCCCTCTGCTTCTAAAAATGTTTGAAGCAAAAATATATTGTTAGGAACATCATCCACAATCAAAATTCGCTGAGCAGTGGGAAACACCATAAAAAATAAATATTAAATGAATTTAACGGTTCAAACGGTTTATCTTCAAAAATTGATATAAACAATCAAATATGCGGTAGAAATTTTCATCTGGAAGTTTGATGGTTTCATGTTCTGTAAGCGATATCGCTACTTGTTGTTGAGTTGTCCTCAACAGCCTAAAACGACAGAATTGCGTTTTACACATGATCATCAATTTGTATAGTGCCTAAGTCCTAGAGAAAATCACACATTTAGCACTTGTATATACAGCAGTAGATAGGTTGTTTTTTATTTTGATTATCCATTAGTTTACACTAAATTTGTACAGGTTTCCAAAACTTGTACAAGTTTATGATTGTAAATATAATATTTGTACAAGTAACTTATGTTAGATACTCCCCAACGTGGCAAGCGAGGTCCAGCCCCTTCATGGAAGCTTGGTAGAACCCGTGCTATCAGAGTGCCGATAGTCTTAGCTGATGCTCTACTGGAACTAGCCAGAGAAATAGATAATGATCAAAAGCCTTTATTTAATATTTTGGTCACAGAGTCAGATAAACAAGTAGCTCTTGTTGTGAGTTCTCAAAGCGATGAGGAGGAAAATGACTTTGATGAAGAAAAAACAAATCAAAAGCGTGCTTTAGCTATTATGCATGCTGAGGCTAAAGCTAGATATACTAAAGCTCAGACTAATTTTGTTAAGGCTCAAGCTCTGTTTTTGAAACGAAAAAATTACAATTTGATAAATCGCCTCAAAATTAAGTAAATCTGTTAGCTGATTCTGTTAGCGTGATGTAAGCAGTGCGATATGCCTAGCTCCGCTGCAATTGGGAGGAATAACAAAAATGCCTGGACACGATCTCATCGTTGTCGGAGCATCGGCAGGCGGAGTTGAAGCACTTTCTTACTTAGTCAAGAATTTACCGCCAGACCTGAATGCTGCTGTGATGATTGTGCTTCATGTACCAAGCCACGGTACAAGTGTTATGCCACGCATCCTTAGCCGTGCTGGAAAATTGCCAGCATCTCATGCAAAAGATGGCGAAGTCATTGAATTGAGAAGAATTTATGTTGCCCCGCCAAACTATCACCTACTGGTAAAACCAGGATATATACACTTGACACGCGGAGCAACAGAAAACGGTCATCGTCCAGCTATTGACCCACTGTTTCGCACTGCAGCGCGAGCTTATGGGCGACGAGTGGTTGCTGTGGTGCTAACGGGTGTTCTTGACGACGGAACAGCAGGACTAAGGGCAGTGAAAATGCGCAATGGTGTTGCAGTTGTTCAAAACCCCGAAGATGCAATGTATCCTGGGATGCCGCGCAGCGCCATCGAGAACGTAGATGATATTGACTATATCCTGCCTCTGTCGGATATTGCAGATATCTTGGTAAATCTAGC
This portion of the Brasilonema sennae CENA114 genome encodes:
- a CDS encoding response regulator, which translates into the protein MVFPTAQRILIVDDVPNNIFLLQTFLEAEGFNVDTALNGLLALTKIQASPPDLVLLDLMMPGMNGFEVTKSIRQNDQLRFLPILLITAGNDTDGAEGLKIGANDFMRKPIKFDILMAKILKILN
- a CDS encoding chemotaxis protein CheB, with the translated sequence MPGHDLIVVGASAGGVEALSYLVKNLPPDLNAAVMIVLHVPSHGTSVMPRILSRAGKLPASHAKDGEVIELRRIYVAPPNYHLLVKPGYIHLTRGATENGHRPAIDPLFRTAARAYGRRVVAVVLTGVLDDGTAGLRAVKMRNGVAVVQNPEDAMYPGMPRSAIENVDDIDYILPLSDIADILVNLANTPVEGEEDPVPEEIEFESGLVELDMNVLNNEERPGKPSTFGCPDCGGTLWDLSDGKLLRFRCRTGHAYSAETLLAKQSDALEDALWFALRALEEKASLSTRMAKRMRDRNQVLSAQRLEEQVKDSQKRAGVIRDVLLKGNPTPAEGNNSKAPEDEEPTNIS